Below is a genomic region from Candidatus Rokuibacteriota bacterium.
CGTTGATACGTCGGTCTGGGTTCACGCCCTTCGCCCTAAAGGTAACCCTGAGATCAGGGCGCGCCTTCGACCGCTCATCATCGCGGGCGAGGCTGCGGTGAGTGAATGGATCCTCCTGGAGTTGATCACCGGTCTGCGTAAGTCCGAATCACAGGAGACTCTGTTGGCGTGGTTCCAGCCGGTCCGGCGGCTCAATTTCTGGTACTCCACCTCCTGGGAGCATGCGTGGGCGAACGCGGCTCGTCTTAGGAAACGGGGGATCTCGGTGACTGCGGCCGATTGCCTGATCGCCACCGTAGCGATCGACAACAAAGTCCCGCTCGCGCACTGCGATGCTGACTTCGAGAAAATGAAGGGTATTCTCCCGCTGACCACCGACGATTGGACGCCACACCGACCGCGCTGACTGCGACAACAACTTCAGTCCACTAGCCGAACAGGAGTTCCAACCGCTCACGGCGGCGTTATGGCGCGGGCCGGCGAGGGTGGGTATTGACAAGCAGGCGCTGGCGAGTATGATAGAGCAGGTTCCAGAGGGAGGGGAACGCTTTCAGGTGCCGTCCTGACGGGGTTCCCCTTCATACTTTTCGGTACTCGATCTTTTTCCTCGCATCCTCCAGAAAGTCAATCCGCGCTCCTGCCGCTTTCTTCAGGAGCGCGGAACACCAAGCTCGATTAGGGCTCAACACGCGCTCCAGCTTCCTTTTCTCGGCCAGGTAGCGCACTAAAACAGTGGGAATCGCCGTCATTGGTAACAATGACGGCTTTTTCATACCGGGGGAAATCGATCATCGCCTGCAGCACGAGCTCCGCATCCACGTTGCCCTTGGGCTTGCCATCGGACCGGTAGGTCACGGGCTTGAAGATCACGATGTAGGGGCGCACGAAAGGCCGGAGCCCGACGCGCAATGACCTATAAGCCGGGACCCGACGGCCCCTGGCGTTACGGGGCGGGCCGGCGCCGGCGACGCCACGCCCAGAGCGCGATCCAGGCCAGAGGCGCGCTGAGCCAGAGCCAGCGGCCAGGCGTGCCGGTCAAGAGGTGCAGGAGCAGGAGGAGCGTGCCGCCGGCCGCCGCGATCCAGAAGAGGGTCGTCGTGAGGCCCCCCACGACCGTCTGCCAGCCGAACCGGATCACCGCGACGCCGAGCGAGGCGCCGGCCGCATCCCAGAACACGTCCAGGAGGCTCCCCGCCCGGGCTCCGGTCCAGCGCTGGTGGAGCTCGTCGAGGGTGGCGTAGGCGATCGAGATCGCGAGCGCCGCGAGGGTATGCCGGCCGCCGGGGCCGCCAGCGCGCGCGGTGGGAGCCGCGGCGAGGGCGCGGAGCCAGAGCCACGCGAGGATTCCGTACTCGGCGACGTGCGCGGCCTTCCGAAGCGCCGCGTGGAGAAAGTCGAGCTGGGCCGGGTCAGCCCACGGGAGCAGCGCGCCCAGCACGGGGAGGATCACGGGCCCCGTGGCTTCGGCGCTGAAGCTCGCCGTCGAGCCGACATAGATCAGCGCCATCCAGACGACCGGAGGGATCCAGCGTCGGAGGCGCATGGTCCAGGGATACACGAGGGCGCGAAAGTTGACAACCTCGGGGCGCGGTCCCTAAGATGGGAAAAATTTCGGGAGGCTCGGTGACGGATCGGCCGCTCGGAGAGCTCCTCGATCGACTCCTGACCTCCCCGGAGACGGGGAGCGCCGTCACCGCGACGCGTCACTTTCCCGCTCGACCCGCCGTCTGGGCCGACTCTCCCGCGAGCCTCGATCCGCGCCTGACCCAGGCGCTCAGGTCCCGCGGCATCACCCAGCTCTACTCCCACCAGGCGCGCGCCTTCGAGCTGGTCGAGAAAGGCCACCACGTCGTCGTCGTGACGCCCACGGCTTCGGGGAAGACCCTCTGCTACAACCTCCCGGTCCTCCAGGGGCTTCTCCAGCGGCCCGAAGCCCGGGTCCTCTACCTCTTCCCGACCAAGGCCCTGGCCCAGGACCAGCTGGCCGAGCTGGAGGCGCTGGCGCGGGCGCTGCCGAACCTCAGGATGTTCACCTACGACGGCGACACTCCTCAGGACGCGCGTCGCGCCGTCCGGGCCCGCGCCAACCTGGTCCTCACGAACCCCGACATGCTCCACTCCGGGATCCTCCCCCACCACACGAAGTGGCTGAACCTCTTCCAGAACCTGCGCTACGTGGTGATCGACGAGCTTCACGCCTACCGCGGCGTCTTCGGGAGCCACCTGGCCAACGTCCTCCGGCGCCTCAAGCGGATCGCGGCCCACTACGGCTCGACCCCGCAGTTCATCATGGCCTCCGCCACCATCGCCAACCCGCGGGAGTTGGCCGAGCGGCTGATCGGCGAGCCCGTGGAGGAGATCGCCGAGAGCGGCGCGCCGTCCGGGGAGAAGCTCTTCGTCTGCTACAACCCCCCCGTTGTCAACCCCGAGCTCGGGATCCGGGCGCCCTATCTGGGTGAAGCCGGCCGCCTGGCCGTGCGTTTCCTCCGCGAGGAGATCGCCACCATCGTCTTCGCCCAGAGCCGGCTCGCTGCCGAGGTCCTGCTCTCGACCATCAAGAAGGCGGTCGAGGACAGGACAGGGGACTCCGGAATCGTCCGCGGCTACCGGGGCGGGTACTTGCCGACGCGGCGCCGCGAGGTGGAGCGCGGTCTCCGGAGCGGGGAGGTCCGCGGCGTCGTCTCCACGAGCGCGCTGGAGCTCGGCGTGGACATCGGTCACCTCGACGTGGCCGTCCTCGCCGGCTACCCGGGGACGATCGCCTCGCTCTGGCAGCAGGCCGGCCGCGCGGGACGGCGGAGCGGGCCGGGGGCAGCCCTCTTCGTCGCCAGCAGCGCGCCGCTCGACCAGTTCATGGTGACTCACCCGGACTACCTCTTCGGGAGTCCGCCCGAGCACGCACGGGTCAACCCCGAGAACCCCCACATCCTGGTCAGCCACCTGAAGTGCGCGGCCTTTGAGCTTCCCTTCGACGCCGAGGCGCGCTTCGGCGCCCTCGAGGTCGGCGCGAAACTCCGCGCGCTCGAGGAGGCCGGCCTTCTCCACCAGGCGGGAGGGCAGTGGCACTGGACTTCCGAGAGCTATCCCGCCGACCACATCTCGCTCAGGACCGTGACCTCTGACAACTTTCTCGTGATCGACACGGCCGCGCGCGACGCCCGGGAGAAAAAGCGCCGGCAGATCATCGCCGAGGTGGACTGGAAGAGCGCCTTCGCCATGATCCACCCGAAGGCCATCTACCTGGTGGAAGGGGAGCCCTTCGAGGTCCAGGAGCTCCACTACCGGGAGGACGAGGAGAAAGTCGCGTACGTCAAGCGGGTGAGCGTGGACTACTTCACCGACGCCATCACAGCCAAGGGCGTCTGGATCCTCGCGCGCTTCGCCGAGCGGTCCTCACCCGAGCTCTTGGCCGAGCACGGGGAGGTGCTGGTCGCCGAGAAGGTGGTGGGATTCAAGAAGATCAAGTTTGGGACCCTCGAGAACGTGGGCTCAGGGGAGGTTGAACTTCCCCAGCAGGAGATGCAGACCACGGGCTGCTGGCTCACCCTCGATCCGGGCTTCCTCGCCGGGATCTCTCCCAACCGGGAGGAGGTCGTGGACGGGCTCAGGGGTCTCACCTATCTCCTCCACCACCTCGCCCCGATCTTCATCCTCTGCGACATCCGGGACCTGGGCTCCTGGCTCGGCGACCTCACCCCCGCAGGCGGGTCGCCGGTCGTGACCGCCCAGTCGGCGCGCGCGCGTCTCCTCGCGGCGGCGGAGTTCACCCCGACCGCGTACTTCTACGACAGCCAGCCCGGCGGGCTCGGCCTCGCCGAGGGGATCTTCTCCGTGCTTCCCGATCTGCTTCGCCGGGCGCGCGAGACCTTGACGGCCTGCCCGTGCCGCTGGGGGTGCCCCTCGTGCGTCGGCCCCGTCAACGAGGTCGGCCGCCGGGCCAAGGCCATCGCGAGCGCGATCCTGAACCGGCTGGCTCCCTGACGGAGCCTGCCGATGGCGCTCCCCGCGCGCTCTCACGCAGCCGAAGCCCTGGTCGGCGGCAGCTTGGAGCCGACCCCCCAAGGGCCCATTCTCGTCGCGCGCCGCCGGTACGCACTCCTGCACCGGGAGGGGAGCGTCCCGCTCGCGGCTGCCCTCGAACCCCCGCCGGAGGTTCTGAGTCTTCTCGCTCGGAGCCGGGAGGGGAGCCCGCCGCCCCACCGGCTCCTCTACCTCGATACCGAGACGACGGGCCTCGCCGGCGGAACGGGCACGTATGTGTTCCTGGTGGGGGTGGGTTTCTTCGACGGCGAGGGCTTCGTCGTCCACCAGTACTTCATGAGGGACCTGGACGAGGAGCCCGCCCTGCTCGCGGCCCTCGACGCGCTGCTCCCGCGCTTCGCGGGGGTCGTGACGTACAATGGCCGCGCCTTCGACCTCTCGCTCCTCGAGACGCGCTTCGTCCTGGCCCGCCGTCCCTGGCCCGAGAGCCTCTGGCACCTTGACCTCCTCCCCGCCGCGCGGCGGGTCTGGGGCTCAAGCCTCACCGACTGCCGGCTCACGACGGTGGAGGCGCACGCGCTCGGGCTCAGCCGGACGGACGACGTGCCGGGCGCGCTGATCCCGAGCCTTTACTTCGACTATCTGCGGCGGCGCCACCCCGCTGTGCTTCCGAAGCTCTTCGCCCACAACCGCCAGGACGTGCTCTCGCTCGTGGCCCTGGCCGGGTGGATGGGCCGGGCGCTCAGCGATCCGGAGGGCGTCTCCCTCCGCGCCGAGGAGTACGCGGGGCTCGGGAGGCTCTGGGAGCCGTGGGATGGCGAGCGGAGCCAGCGGTGTTACCGGGCGGCCCTGGACCGGCGCCTCCCTGAGCCCTCACGCGGACGGCTCCTCCTCCGGCTCGCCGAGCTGGCCAAGCGCGATCGCCGCTGGGAGGAGGCCTGCACCCTCTGGGAGACGGCGATCGCGGGGGCCGGCTTTCACATTCGTCCGTGGGAGGAGCTGGCGAAGTACCACGAGCACCGGAGCCGCGACGTCCCCAGAGCGTCGTGTCTCGTGACCGAAGCCCTCAGGCGGGCGCGCGCGGCCGCCGCCGACCCGCTGGTCATCGAGCGCCTGACCTATCGTCTGGCCCGTCTCACCCGCCGTCTCGGAGACGGGCGCGCCTCCCCCGCCTGACCCCGCGCCGGGCCTCGGTTGCCGTGGCGCCGAATAGCGCGGTAGGATGGTTGTGTTACGCGGTGTCCGCATGAATCCCGCTGAACTGGTCCATCGCCTCGAGGTCAACATCAGCCAGGCCCTGGTGGGCAAGCCGGAGGTCGTGCGCCTGGCCGTCGTCGGGCTCCTGGCGCGGGGCCATCTCCTCATCGAGGATGTCCCAGGCGTCGGAAAGACCACGCTCGCCCAGGCGCTGGCCCGCTCGCTGGGTTGCTCGTTTCAGCGGATCCAGTTCACCTCCGACCTCCTCCCGTCGGACATCCTGGGCGTGTCGGTCTACGACCCGAAGAGCGGCGAGTTCGTCTTCAAGCCGGGCCCCCTCTTCGCCAACGTCGTCCTGGCGGACGAGATCAACCGGACCACGCCCAAGACCCAGTCGGGTCTCCTCGAGGCGATGAACGAGTTCCAGGTCTCGCTCGACCACCACACCTACCCGCTCCCCCAGCCCTTCATGGTCCTCGCCACCCAGAACCCGATGGAGTACCAGGGGACCCATCCGCTCCCCGAATCCCAGCTCGACCGTTTCCTCCTGAGGATCCGGATCGGCTATCCGGAACCAGTAGACGAAAAGGCGATCCTGCGCTGGCGCGGGCTCGGGGCGATCCAGGAGCTAGAGCCGGTGCTCTCTCCCGGCGACGTCGCCATGCTCCAGGCCTCCGCCCAGCAGATCAGGCTCGACGACTCGATCCTGGATTACGTGATGGCGCTGGTCGAGGCGACCCGCCGGACGCCGCTCCTGGGGCTCGGCGTGAGCCCGCGGGGGGCCCAGGCCCTGGTCCGGGCCGCCCAGGCCCTCGCCCTGGCCGACGGGCGCGGCTACGTCGTCCCTGATGACGTCAAGGCGCTGGCCGTCCCCGCCCTCGCCCATCGCGTTCTGGTGCGCTCGCGCCTGGAGCGGGTGGGTGGCGAGGCCGTTGAAGCCGAGACGGTCATCCGCTCGCTCCTGCAGGAGATTCCGGTTCCGCGCTAGTGCAGTTCCAACTTGTTTCGCCTATGCCGGTCGCCACGGGTCCTGTCCCGGCGCGGGTACCCGCGCCGAAGGCGTGGGTGCCCACGGTGCTCACTCCCGCGAGCCCGAGACTGTGCGATCATCCGGCACCGAGTGCGAAGCGTGGTGCTGGTCTCGCGGTGCGCTCCGCGCCGTGGGGCGCCCCGCTCGCCGTGCCACCCGTGGCGACTCGCACTGTTTGGCGGAGTTAATTGGGACCGCGCCTAGTCCCACCGAGGTGAAACCATTTCCCGGGCGACCCGGCTGAAAGAGATCGTCTGGCTTCTCATCCGCCCGCGTCGCACCATCCGGCCGACGCGGGAAGGGTGGTGGTTCCTCTTCGCGACCCTGGCCCTTGGGCTGGCCGCCTCCAACACCGGCAATAACCTCCTCTACCTCCTCGTCTCCACCCTCCTGGGGCTGATCGTCGCCTCTGGAGTGCTCTCCGAGCAGTCGATGCGCGGGCTCAGGCTCGCGCGGCTGACACCGAGCGAGATCTTCGCGGGTCGACCCGCGCTCTTCGGGCTCACCCTCACCAATACCAAGCGGTGGCTCTCCGCCTATTCGATCGCGCTCGAGTCTCCCCCGGTGGCGGGCGGGGGCGTCCGGGTCTCCTACGTTCCCAAGCTCGATCCCGGCCAGGAGACGCTCGTGACGACGGAGGAGACGCTCCCGAGGCGCGGCCGTCACCAGCTCCCCAGGGTCAGGGTCGTCACCCGCTTCCCCTTCGGCCTCTTCCTCAAGGCGAGCCGCCCGCTCCTGCGCCAGGAGGTGCTGGTCTACCCGGCAGTCAGGCCGTTGACACCCGAGGATCTCAGGGGCCTCGAGGGCGACGGCAGCCAGCCGCGGCGGAAGGTCGGCCAGGGCGCCGATCTCCACAACCTCCGCGACTACCGCTGGGGAGACGATCCGCGCCTGATCCACTGGAAGTCGAGCGCCAAGACCAATCGCCCCGTGGTCCGGGAGCTCGAGGCCGAGGCCGCCCTCGCGGTTCGCTTGGTCCTTGAGCCCGCCCCGGGGCCCGCCCAGCCCGATCGCGTGGAGGGCGCGCTCTCCTGGGCAGCCTCGCTGGCCGCCCATCTGATCGCCGAGGGCGGCCAGGTGGAGCTGGTGGGTCCCGGGCTCAACGTACAGCGCGGCTCGGGTCCCGCTCAGCTGAGGCGGATCCTGGAGGCGCTGGCCCTGTTTGATTCGGACGCCGGGGGCGGGCCGGGCGCTCCCGAGGCGACCCGCGCCACGCCCCATGCCGGATCCCTGCGTCCCCTCGAATCTCCGGTCCGCGTGATCCGGATCAGCCTCGGCGGGTCGGCTGCGGGGTAAGCGTGTCGCTGCAGCTCGCGTTCAAGGTCTCGATCTACCTCCTCGTCCTGGACGGGATCGCGGCCCTCGTGGTCGGAGGGCTCTTCTCGCCGGCCGGGGCCGCCCTCGTTCTCCTGGCAGTCGTGGGGAGCTGGTGGGGCGACCGGCTCCGGGCATGGAGCGATGCCGTCCCGGCGCTCTGGCGCGTCCTCGCCCTCGGGGCCGCGGCCTTCGCCGTGATCGACCTTTTCTACCTGGCCGAGTCGCTCCTGGACGGCTTCGTTCACCTCCTACTGTTCGTCACGTGCTACAAGCTCTACAACCGCCAGAGCTTGCGGGATGCCCGCGACGTGTTCATCCTGACCTTCTTCATGCTGGTGGCCGCTGCGGCGCTCACGGTGAGCCTCGGCTTCCTGCTCATCCTCGCCGCGTTCCTGGTGCTCGGGATCTGGAGCTGCATCCTCTACCAGCTTCTGGGCGAGACCACCCGGTACCGCCCCGAGCAGATCGCGACGCTCGGAGGGCAGTGGCTCATCGCGCCATCCTTCGTCGCGGTCGTGCTGACAGCGTCAGCCCTCACCATGGCCTTCACCCTCGTGATCTTCTTCGTGATCCCGCGGATCGGCCAGGCCGCGCTGCCGCTCAAGGCGCGGGCCGGCCAGGTACTGTCGGGGTTCTCGAACCGCGTGGACCTCGGCAGCTTCGGGTCGATCCAGACCGATCCTACCGTGGTGATGCGGGTGCGCTTCCCCGGCGGGTCCCCGCCGCCGGACGTGCTGGCGGCGCTTCGCTGGCGCGGGGTCGCGTTCGATCACTTCGACGGCCGCGAATGGCGGGTGAGCCGCCCCGATCGGAAGCCGGCCGTCCGGGGCCCGGACGGCCAGTTCGTCCTGGCGCCGCCCCATGGCGGCCGGTTTCTGATCCAGGAGATCTACCTCGAGCCGATCGGGAGCGATGCGCTCTTCGCCGTCCCGCGGCTCCTCGGCGTCAGCCTGCCGGCGGGCCAATTGTTCGTGGACTCGACGGAGAGCGCGGCCCTCTCCATCCCCAACGCCCGGGTGCGCTACGTCGCCTATTCTGAGCTCGAGCCGGACCCCCGGCGTGACCCGCGCGCGCCCACGGGAGCCGTGCCGGAGGGGATCGGGGAGCGCTACCTTCAGCTCCCCCGGCTGTCGCCCCGCGTCGCTGCGCTCGCCCGGGACGTCACGCGTGGGGCTCGCGACCCCTATGAGGCCGCCGTCGCCCTGACCGAGTATCTCCGGCGAAGGTTTCAGTACACGCTCGACCTCAAGCGCCAGAGCGATCTCCCGCCGCTGGAGGAGTTCCTGTTCGTGAGCCGCGCGGGCAACTGCGAGTTCTTCGCCGCGAGCCTGGTCGTGCTCCTCCGGACGCTCGAGATTCCCGCCCGGGTGGTCAACGGGTTCCAGCTCGGAGAGTGGAACCCCTACGGCGGCTACTTCATGGTCCGCCAGCGCGATGCCCACTCCTGGGTCGAGGTGCACCTGCCCGGCGTCGGCTGGGTGACGCTCGACCCTTCCCCCCGGGCCGAGCTCGACGCCGCCTTCCTGACGAGCCAACTCTCCCACTACCTCGATTCGATCCGGATGCGCTGGTACCGCTACATCGTGAACTGGAGCCTGCTCGACCAGATCGGGGCCGCCGCCGCCATCCGTCGCCACACCTTCCAGTGGCGGCGGGCCGTGTCGCGGGCATGGCTGTCAACGGAGTGGCAAGCGTGGGACCGCTGGATGCTGGTGGCCGGTGTGCTCGGGGTGGCGTTTCTCCTGGCCGCAGGGGTCAGACGGGCCAGCGGGCGGTCCGCCCACCGCCGCGCCCTCATGCCGCCCCGCCGCTTCCGGGCCTATGACGCCCTCTTGAAGAAGCTCTCCCGGGCCGCGCTCGTCCCGCGCCCGTCAGAGACCGCGCGCGAGTTTGCCTCACGGGCGAGCCTCGCCGTTCCCGACTTCGGCGTCGCGCTGCGGGAGGTCACCGCCGGGTACGAGCGGGCCCGTTTTGGCGATGCGCCGGTCGGCTCGGAGGAAGAGCGACGGCTCCTCGCGCTCGTAGAGTCGCTTCCGCCGCGTAGTTGACTCGGAAGGGGGGCTTCGCCCCCCTTCCGAACCTCCCCCGCAGTTCGAGCGTGGCGGGGTCCGGCCATGCCGCCAGGCAGGCCCGCCGCCGCGCGAGGCCCGAGTTAATTGCGCCGGCCGGGTACCCACGGCGTAGCCGTGGGTGGGCGCTCGAATGTGCTTATTCGGACAGCCGCGTAGCGCCCGGCGTCACGCATCGGAGGGCGCACCACCGGTCCAGCGGCGCTGACAGGGCCGCCGCCGACATCCCGACGACTAGCGTGTCAGGGTAATGTCCTTCGAGCGCGGGCTTCGCCCGCGCAACCGATTCCTGGGGGAGGCCTCGGAGGGGGCCGTCGAGGCCCCCTCCGATTGTCCTACTCGTGCTGGAGCGGCCGGACGTCCGCCGGGAATGTCACGACATGGATGACGTGGGCTTCAGCCCGGACCTGGGTCCCTGGGGGGAAGAAGGCTGACGACGGCTGCGAGGAGTGGACGAGATGGCCTGAGGGGAGCCGGATGCAGTAGAGGTTCTCCGAGCCGCGGAAGTGGCGGTGGACGATGGTGCTCTCACCGTCGGGGTGGGGGTCGAAGGTGATGTCGTCGGGCCGGATCATGACCTCCACCCTCTCGCCGACCCCGGGGCCGTCCCTATGAGCGAAGACCCCGAGCTCGGTGGCGATCCCTTCGGCTGTGACCACGCCCGGGAGGAAGTCCGCGGCCCCCACGAACTCGGCAACGAAGCGGGTGGCGGGGTGGTGGTAGATCTGCTCAGGCCTATCGAGCTGTTCCAGCCGGCCCTGGTTCAGGACGCCCACCCGGTCGGCCAGCGTGAAGGCCTCTTCCTGGTCGTGGGTGACGAAGATCGCTGTCGTGCCCGTGTTCCTGAGGATCTTCTCGACCTCTTCCCTCAGTTGGGCGCGGAGGTCGGCGTCCAGGTTGGAGAACGGCTCATCGAGGAGGATCAACGCGGGCGCGGGGGCGAGGGCGCGGGCCAGCGCCACGCGCTGCTGCTGGCCGCCCGAGAGCTCGTGGGGGTAGCGCGTCGCGAAGGCCTCGAGGCCGACGAGCTCCAGGGTCAGCGTGACCTGCTTTTTCCGGGCCGAGCGGTCCAGGCTGTTCAGGCCGAACGCGACGTTGTCCGCCACGGTGAGGTGCGGGAAGAGCGCGTAGTCCTGGAACACCACGCCGACCCCCCGCTCCTCCGGGGGGCTCCACCGCCCCGGCCCCGCCATGACCGCTCCGCGGATCACCACGGAGCCCGCGTCAGGGACCTCGAAGCCGGCGACCAGCCTGAGCGTCGTCGTCTTCCCGCACCCCGACGGCCCGAGGAGGACCAGAATCTCCCCCTGCTCCACCGCGAGCGTGAGACGATCGACGGCGGGCGGCGGGTCGGGCGCGTAGCGCTTCGTGACGTCCTGGAGCTCGAGGAGGCGCATAGCTCCTAGAGGTCCTCGGGTGCGCGCTCGGAGCGCTTCGGCCGTGTGCGGGTGGACGATTGGCGCATTCGAATGGAGTTTTTCAGCCCCTCCCTAGGTTAGCGCATCCGGTGTCAGGCTCGGAGGGCCTCCGGATTCACCGGCGTGAGCGGCGGGTTTCCCTCGAGCACCGCCAGGCAGTTCTCCACCGCCAGCGTGGCCATTTTGACCCGCGTCTCGGCGGAGGCGCTGGCGATGTGCGGCGCGAGGACCACGTTCGGGAGGCCCAGGAGCCCGGGGTGGACCTTAGGCTCTTCCTCGTAGACGTCGAGCCCCGCCCCCGCGATCCAGCCCTCGCGGAGCGCCTGGACCAGCGCGGCCTCGTTCACGATCGGTCCCCGCGCCGCGTTGATGAGGTAGGCGGTCCGCTTCATCTGCTTCAGCTCGGCGATGTCGATCAGGTGGCGGGTGTGGGGCGTGAGCAGGGTGTGGAGGGTCACGAAGTCCGATTCCCTGAGCAGCGTCGCCTTATCGGCGAAGGTCGCCCCCAGCTCCCGTTCTGCGGCGGCGTCGGCCCGCACGACGTCGTGGTAGAGGGTCCGCATGTTGAACCCGCGGGCGCGGCGCGCCACCGCCCTGCCGATCCTCCCGAAGCCCAGGATG
It encodes:
- a CDS encoding D-glycerate dehydrogenase, producing MKPVILISRPLPEEALVIARQRAEVDLHAGADPLPRAELLTRLKDKEGLVAMVSEKIDEEVLAAAPRLKVVANVAVGYDNINVAACTARRVVVTNTPDVLTETTADFAWALLMAVARRVVEADQYVRTGKFSRWEFMVLLGSDIQGKTLGILGFGRIGRAVARRARGFNMRTLYHDVVRADAAAERELGATFADKATLLRESDFVTLHTLLTPHTRHLIDIAELKQMKRTAYLINAARGPIVNEAALVQALREGWIAGAGLDVYEEEPKVHPGLLGLPNVVLAPHIASASAETRVKMATLAVENCLAVLEGNPPLTPVNPEALRA
- a CDS encoding VanZ family protein; amino-acid sequence: MRLRRWIPPVVWMALIYVGSTASFSAEATGPVILPVLGALLPWADPAQLDFLHAALRKAAHVAEYGILAWLWLRALAAAPTARAGGPGGRHTLAALAISIAYATLDELHQRWTGARAGSLLDVFWDAAGASLGVAVIRFGWQTVVGGLTTTLFWIAAAGGTLLLLLHLLTGTPGRWLWLSAPLAWIALWAWRRRRRPAP
- a CDS encoding DEAD/DEAH box helicase → MGKISGGSVTDRPLGELLDRLLTSPETGSAVTATRHFPARPAVWADSPASLDPRLTQALRSRGITQLYSHQARAFELVEKGHHVVVVTPTASGKTLCYNLPVLQGLLQRPEARVLYLFPTKALAQDQLAELEALARALPNLRMFTYDGDTPQDARRAVRARANLVLTNPDMLHSGILPHHTKWLNLFQNLRYVVIDELHAYRGVFGSHLANVLRRLKRIAAHYGSTPQFIMASATIANPRELAERLIGEPVEEIAESGAPSGEKLFVCYNPPVVNPELGIRAPYLGEAGRLAVRFLREEIATIVFAQSRLAAEVLLSTIKKAVEDRTGDSGIVRGYRGGYLPTRRREVERGLRSGEVRGVVSTSALELGVDIGHLDVAVLAGYPGTIASLWQQAGRAGRRSGPGAALFVASSAPLDQFMVTHPDYLFGSPPEHARVNPENPHILVSHLKCAAFELPFDAEARFGALEVGAKLRALEEAGLLHQAGGQWHWTSESYPADHISLRTVTSDNFLVIDTAARDAREKKRRQIIAEVDWKSAFAMIHPKAIYLVEGEPFEVQELHYREDEEKVAYVKRVSVDYFTDAITAKGVWILARFAERSSPELLAEHGEVLVAEKVVGFKKIKFGTLENVGSGEVELPQQEMQTTGCWLTLDPGFLAGISPNREEVVDGLRGLTYLLHHLAPIFILCDIRDLGSWLGDLTPAGGSPVVTAQSARARLLAAAEFTPTAYFYDSQPGGLGLAEGIFSVLPDLLRRARETLTACPCRWGCPSCVGPVNEVGRRAKAIASAILNRLAP
- a CDS encoding MoxR family ATPase is translated as MNPAELVHRLEVNISQALVGKPEVVRLAVVGLLARGHLLIEDVPGVGKTTLAQALARSLGCSFQRIQFTSDLLPSDILGVSVYDPKSGEFVFKPGPLFANVVLADEINRTTPKTQSGLLEAMNEFQVSLDHHTYPLPQPFMVLATQNPMEYQGTHPLPESQLDRFLLRIRIGYPEPVDEKAILRWRGLGAIQELEPVLSPGDVAMLQASAQQIRLDDSILDYVMALVEATRRTPLLGLGVSPRGAQALVRAAQALALADGRGYVVPDDVKALAVPALAHRVLVRSRLERVGGEAVEAETVIRSLLQEIPVPR
- a CDS encoding ribonuclease H-like domain-containing protein, encoding MALPARSHAAEALVGGSLEPTPQGPILVARRRYALLHREGSVPLAAALEPPPEVLSLLARSREGSPPPHRLLYLDTETTGLAGGTGTYVFLVGVGFFDGEGFVVHQYFMRDLDEEPALLAALDALLPRFAGVVTYNGRAFDLSLLETRFVLARRPWPESLWHLDLLPAARRVWGSSLTDCRLTTVEAHALGLSRTDDVPGALIPSLYFDYLRRRHPAVLPKLFAHNRQDVLSLVALAGWMGRALSDPEGVSLRAEEYAGLGRLWEPWDGERSQRCYRAALDRRLPEPSRGRLLLRLAELAKRDRRWEEACTLWETAIAGAGFHIRPWEELAKYHEHRSRDVPRASCLVTEALRRARAAAADPLVIERLTYRLARLTRRLGDGRASPA
- a CDS encoding PIN domain-containing protein, with the protein product MYLVDTSVWVHALRPKGNPEIRARLRPLIIAGEAAVSEWILLELITGLRKSESQETLLAWFQPVRRLNFWYSTSWEHAWANAARLRKRGISVTAADCLIATVAIDNKVPLAHCDADFEKMKGILPLTTDDWTPHRPR
- a CDS encoding ABC transporter ATP-binding protein, translated to MRLLELQDVTKRYAPDPPPAVDRLTLAVEQGEILVLLGPSGCGKTTTLRLVAGFEVPDAGSVVIRGAVMAGPGRWSPPEERGVGVVFQDYALFPHLTVADNVAFGLNSLDRSARKKQVTLTLELVGLEAFATRYPHELSGGQQQRVALARALAPAPALILLDEPFSNLDADLRAQLREEVEKILRNTGTTAIFVTHDQEEAFTLADRVGVLNQGRLEQLDRPEQIYHHPATRFVAEFVGAADFLPGVVTAEGIATELGVFAHRDGPGVGERVEVMIRPDDITFDPHPDGESTIVHRHFRGSENLYCIRLPSGHLVHSSQPSSAFFPPGTQVRAEAHVIHVVTFPADVRPLQHE
- a CDS encoding DUF58 domain-containing protein, which gives rise to MRGLRLARLTPSEIFAGRPALFGLTLTNTKRWLSAYSIALESPPVAGGGVRVSYVPKLDPGQETLVTTEETLPRRGRHQLPRVRVVTRFPFGLFLKASRPLLRQEVLVYPAVRPLTPEDLRGLEGDGSQPRRKVGQGADLHNLRDYRWGDDPRLIHWKSSAKTNRPVVRELEAEAALAVRLVLEPAPGPAQPDRVEGALSWAASLAAHLIAEGGQVELVGPGLNVQRGSGPAQLRRILEALALFDSDAGGGPGAPEATRATPHAGSLRPLESPVRVIRISLGGSAAG
- a CDS encoding DUF3488 domain-containing protein, which codes for MSLQLAFKVSIYLLVLDGIAALVVGGLFSPAGAALVLLAVVGSWWGDRLRAWSDAVPALWRVLALGAAAFAVIDLFYLAESLLDGFVHLLLFVTCYKLYNRQSLRDARDVFILTFFMLVAAAALTVSLGFLLILAAFLVLGIWSCILYQLLGETTRYRPEQIATLGGQWLIAPSFVAVVLTASALTMAFTLVIFFVIPRIGQAALPLKARAGQVLSGFSNRVDLGSFGSIQTDPTVVMRVRFPGGSPPPDVLAALRWRGVAFDHFDGREWRVSRPDRKPAVRGPDGQFVLAPPHGGRFLIQEIYLEPIGSDALFAVPRLLGVSLPAGQLFVDSTESAALSIPNARVRYVAYSELEPDPRRDPRAPTGAVPEGIGERYLQLPRLSPRVAALARDVTRGARDPYEAAVALTEYLRRRFQYTLDLKRQSDLPPLEEFLFVSRAGNCEFFAASLVVLLRTLEIPARVVNGFQLGEWNPYGGYFMVRQRDAHSWVEVHLPGVGWVTLDPSPRAELDAAFLTSQLSHYLDSIRMRWYRYIVNWSLLDQIGAAAAIRRHTFQWRRAVSRAWLSTEWQAWDRWMLVAGVLGVAFLLAAGVRRASGRSAHRRALMPPRRFRAYDALLKKLSRAALVPRPSETAREFASRASLAVPDFGVALREVTAGYERARFGDAPVGSEEERRLLALVESLPPRS